One Phyllopteryx taeniolatus isolate TA_2022b chromosome 20, UOR_Ptae_1.2, whole genome shotgun sequence genomic window, AAACAATAGGACTTACTCTTGACAAGATGTTTCTGATGCATTCTGGGCTATCCTGGAGGTATTGGTCTTTTGGCACTCATCAGCAACTGCAAGCAAAACAATGATTATTGTAAACaacaaaagttttgaaaaagCATGGAacaagtaaacataaataaataaataaataaaatctgaccTGCAGGCTTTTCTTCGCATTGCTGTGCATCAGAAGGATTAGCGCTCTCTTTCGATGGAGGGGGACTTTTAGGTGGACTTGATGAACTTGAAGCAGCAGCAGTATCCTAGAAAAAGAACCATGGGTTTAATAAAGTAGCATCAAAAATGTTTGACAGCTTCAAATTGATCAAAAATTGTTACCTTGCTTTCCGTGTCTGTTGTTGCCTGAAGTTGCAAGGTTTTCGCGGGACCTGGAACTCCCTCAGCCTGAGGACCACCAGCCTTCATCAGGGACGTGTTTGAAGCTGCTGGCTGGGTGGTCTGAGCTGGGGCAGCGCCAGTAGTTTTCAGCTGGGGCGAAACAGACGGCGCCTGCTGCGATTGAGTTGCAGCCGAGGCAGGTTTTGATTGAAGAACTACAGCGGACGGTTTGACGGGAGCAGATGTGATGGAGGCTTTTGACTGAGGGGTTGTGGCAATGGCATGCTGTTGACTGGGAGAACAGGCAGGTTTGGACTGCGCAGCGGTTGAAATGACAGGTTTTGACTGACCTGGGATATGTCCAGCAGGGGTGGTTAAGGGTTTAAGTTTTGGCTGGCTGGCAAGTTGGGGCGTGGCTTTCGATTGGACCAGGGGACTAGACCGACTTTGGGGCTGGTTAGGCCTGGGCAGAGGACCAGACCTTTTTGGAGGCGCTGGTAACGGATCATCGTCAAGTTCAAAATCATCTGGTGAATACCTGGGCCGTGGTTTGTATGGTTTGTACTCGACAGGCTGAGGTTTTGACGCCTTAAGTCCGTTGGGCATGGGCGGGGGTACAGCAGGCAGAGATCTCCTGGTGGACGATCTGGTGACTTTTGGGGtgggagctggaggaggagtcACCTTAGGGGCCTGAGACTTACTACTTTGCCTTGTTATTCTCGTGTTTTCAGCTTTAGTGGGTTCAGTCGGCGGTGTTTCCGTTTTAGGGGGTTCAGTGTTGACCTCTAGTTCAGTCTTGGAGGCGTCCACTTTAGGTGGTTCCGTTTTAGCAGCTTCAATATTGAGAGTCTCAACCACAGGAGGTTCTGGCTTGGGTGATGCTGGTTTGCTACTTAAGGCAGGACTTGGAAGCAGGGATGAACTGGCTTTGGGTGCAGGACCAGTGGTCGTGGCATTGGTGGAAAACAGAGCAGGTGTAAACATTGATGCTTGCCAGTCCATGTCCGAGAACATTTGATTGGCCTGGTCAGACTTCATTTTCTTCATGCGTGCCCATGACATTTTCTCCCTTTGGAGTTCGACCTGTCTTAGCTTTTGATATCGAGTTAGTTTCTTCTTCTCGTGGGCCTTCAGCGGTACGGAAACTTGTGAGACGAAGAAACGCCTCTTTGGCGGGTCCTCTGCCAGCTTGGATTCAGCACTGGGAGGCTGCACCACAGGGGGCTCCTCAGCATGGGGCACCTTTTCTGAGGAGCTTTCGGTTTCAGCGGGAGGTTTGACGTCAATGGCGGCTACTTCCTGCACGCTCACAGGTGGATTTTCCTTCTTGGCGGCCTCACTTTTAGCCGCCGCTTGTTTTTCCTCCTCAATCCTCTTTAACAGCATGCTGTCCGTGGCAATGTCCTCAGCAATTTCATGACACAAGGCTAAGAGgttgagctgctgcttgttgGCTGTTCTCTTCATGGTGGCAGCTTTCTGCTCTGCCAAAGCAGCCAGACGCGCTTTGGTTCTTGCTTGGGTGTTCATTTCTTGCTTTTTGGGCTTCTCAAGGACAATATTGCTGTTAATGTCTGGCTTTAAAGATAcattgtttgtatttaaaacagcttCATTTTCAGTCTTTTCCACTGCCTTTTGAAGAGAAGGTCCTTGAGTGGCGGCTTTTTCTAAAATCATAATATCGCTGTCTTCTTCGTTGCCGACCTCGACCACTACAATCTCATGACCGATCTCCATGTCTTCCAGAATTTGCAACTCTTGGAGGGCCAAGTCACCCCCGGCGTCCTCTGTCACCTCAAAGTTCACACCATGAGGTTGAGAATCGGCTGTTTCTACCATGATGGATGATGGTTGAGGGGAGCGGTCTGGAGTCAACTCAATAAGTTCTTCTGAAGGTGGTGCAGTTAAACCTTTTGCCTCTTCACCTAAAGGAGTCACTGCAACATCTTTGAACTCAGCGGGCTGCTCTTCAGTCTTCAAAAGGCAGGTCTGTTGGGGTCTGTTTGTAGCTGTGAACATGCAGTTTGGATCCACCTGGTTCAACAAACAGGGGTTGGACAAACCTGATGCGGCAGCGGCTTGAGAGACGATATCTAAGTGAATTTCGCCCTCTGTGACCGGCTCTAGAATGACATATTGCTCAGATCTACGGTCTGGTACAGCAGGGACAGCCGAAGGTGCCGTCACTAGGAGGTCGTCCTCCAGGTGTTCAGAAGCCTCTGCCACAACCACAGAATCTGTAGACAGAACCTTTTCTTCGCAGGCGAAGTCAGCTGGTTCATTGACGACTGTAGCAGATGATGTGAAACTCTCTGGAGCTGTGGTGGTCTGTTGTAGTTCCATCACTTCAACTGCTGCTTGTCCATCTGTCTTTTCTAAGTTGGAAGGTTCCTCATTTTCTAGTTGCAAGTCGTCCTTCGTGTCTTGGGCATTTGGTAAATCCTCTAAAGACAACAAAGCTTGCATCTCCAAAGCCAGAGCAGtatctccagctctgcttctctCTGGACTCGTCTCTGGAACTGTGGTTGTCTGTTCTACCTCCATTTCAACTACTGCTTGGATGCCTGTACTTTCAGCAGTTTTCACATTTTCCAGTTGCAAACAACTAGCGCCCACGCTTTCATTAATAGATAAGTCCTCCTTCATTTCCTGGGTACTTGGTACATCCTTCATTACAACTGCTGCTTGGCCATTTGTCGGTTCTTCTTTGGCACTTTCATCATTTTCCAGTTGCAAGTCACTAGCCTCCACACATTCATTAGTAGGCATTTCCTCTTTTCTGTTGTGAGCACTCGGTAATTTTTCTAAAGACACCAaatcttgcttctccaaattAGTAGCTGCATCTCCATCTCCATTACTCTCTGGAACTGTGGTGGTCTGTTGCAATTCCTCCAGTTCAACGGCTGCTTGGTTGTGTGTCAGTTCTTGTTTAGcagttttgttattttccagGTGCAAATGACTAGCTTCCACGAGTTCATTAGTAGACAAGTCCTCAATTTCTTGTGTACTTGGTACATCCACTAAAGAAACCAAATATTTCTTCTCCAAAGCCAAACCAGCATCTGCATCTCCATCTCTGTTCCTCTCTGGAGTACTCTCTGAAACTGTGGTGGTCTGTCGTACCTTCATTTCAACTACTACTTGGCCATCTGTCTGTTCTTCTTTggcattttcatcattttccaGCTGCAAGTCATCCTTTGTGTTTTGGGCATTTGGTAAATCCTCTAAAGATAACAAATCTTGCATCTCTAAAGCCACAGCAGCATCTCCAGCTCTGTTACTCTCTGGAACTATGGTTGTCTGTTCTACCTCCATTTCAACTACTGCTCGGACGTCTGTACATTCTTCAGCAGTGTTCACATTTTCAAGTTGCAAATAACTAGCGCCCACGCTTTCATTAACAGATAAGTGCTTCTTCATTTCCTGAGTACTTGGTACATCCTCCATTTCAACTGCTGCTTGGCCATTTGTCGGTTCTTCTTTGGCAGTTTCATCATTTTCCAGTTGCAAGTCACTAGCCTCCACACATTCATTAGTAGGCATGTCCTCTTTTCTGTTGTGAGCACTCGGTAATTTTTCTAAAGACACCAaatcttgcttctccaaattGGTAGCTGCATCTCCATCTCCATTACTCTCTGGAACTGTGGTGGTCTGTTGTAATTCCTCCAATTCAACGGCTGATTGGTTGTGTGTCAGTTCTTGTTGAGcagttttgttattttccagGTGCCAATGACTAGCTTCCATGCTTTCATTAGTTGACAGGTCCTCAATTTCTTGTGTACTTGGTACATCGTCTAAAGAAACCAAATCTTTCTTCTCCAAAGCCACACCAACATCTGCACCTACATCTCTGTTCCTCTCTGGACTACTCTCTGTGGTAGTCTGTTGTACCTCCATTTCAACGACTGCTTGGCCATCTGTCTGTTGTTCTTTGGCACTTTCATTATTTTCCATCTGCAAATGACTTACCTCCGCACTTGCATTAGTAGGCCTGTCCTCCTTTGTTCCTTGAGTACTTTGTACTTTCTCGAAATACACCAAATCTTGCTTCCCAAAATGAGTAGCAGCATCTCTATCTTCATTACTCTCTGGAACTATGGTGGTCTGTTTTAATTCCTGCATTTCAACTGATGCTTGGTcgtctgtcagtctttgtttaGCAGTTTTGTTATACTCCAGATGCAAATGATTAGCTTCCATGGTTTTAATAGTAGACAAGTCTTTCTTCATTTCTTGGGTACTTGGTACATCCTCTAAAGAAACCAAATCTTTCTTCTCCATAGCCACAACAGCATCTCCATCTCTGTTACTCTCTGGACTACTCTCTGGAACAGTGGTGGTCTGTTGTACCTCCATTTCAATGACTGCTTGGCCATCTGTCTGTTCTTCTTTGGTACTTTCATTATTTTCCAGCTGCAAATGACTTACCTCCGCACTTGCATTAGTAGGCCTGTTCTCCTTTGTTCCTTGAGTACTTTGTACTTTCTCGAAATACACCAAATCTTGCTTCCCAAAATGAGTAGCAGCATCTCTATCTTCATTACTCTCTGGAACTGTGGTGGTCTGTTTTAATTCCTGCATTTCAACTGATGCTTGGTCGTCTGTCAGTTTTTGTTTAGCAGTTTTGTTATACTCCAGATGCAGATGATTAGCTTCCATGGTTTTAATAGTAGACAAGTCTTCTTCGTTTCTTGGGTACTTGGTACATCCTCGAAAGAAACCAAATCTTTCTTCTCCAAAGCCACAACAGCATCTCCTTCTCTGTTACTCTCTGGAACAGTGGTGGTCTGTTGTACCTCCATTTCAACGACTGCTTGGCCATCTTTCTGTTCTTCTTTGGCACTTTCATTATTTTCCAGCTGCAAATGACTTGCCTCTGCACTTGCATTAGTAGGCCTGTCCTCCTTTGTTCCTTGAGTACTTTGTACTTTCTCTAAAGACACCAAATCTTGCTTCCCCAAATGAGTAGCAGCATCTCTATCTTCATTACTCTCTGGAACTTTAGTGGTCTGTTTTAATTCCTCCATTTCAACTGCTGCTTGGTcatctttcagttcttgtttagCAGTTTTATTAAAGTCCAGATGCAAATGATTAGCTTCCATGGTTTTAATAGTAGACAAGTCTTCCTTCGTTTCTTGGGTACTTGGTACATCCTCGAAAGAAACCAAATCTTTCTTCTCCAAAGCCACAATAGCATCTCCATCTCTGTTACTCTCTGGACTACTCTCTGGAGCAGCTGTGGTCTGCTGTACCTCCATTTCAACTGCTGCTTGGCCAGCTGTCTGTTCCTCTTTGGTGCTTTCATCATTTTCCAGTTGCAAATGACTAGCCTCTGCACTTTCATTAGTAGGCCAGTCCTCCTTTGTTTCTTGAGTACTTGGAACATTCTTAAAAGACACCAAATCTTTCTTCTCCAAATTAGTAGTGGCATCTCCATTACGCTCTGGAACTGTGGTGGTCTGTTGTAATTCCTCCATTTCAACTGCTGTTTGGTCACCTGTCGAGTTTTGTTTAACAGTTTCGTTACTTTTTAGGTGCAAATGACTAGCATCCTTACTTTCATTAGTACACAAGTCCTCCTTTATGTTTTGAGTCTTAGATACAGCCTCTGAAGACGCCAAATATTGCTTCACCAAAGCCACAGCAGCATCTCCATCTCTGTTACCTCTTGGACTACACTCTGGAACAGTCTGTTCTACTTCCATTTCAACTGCAACTTGGCCAGCTGTCTGTTCCTTTTTTGCACTTTCATCATTTTCCAGTTGCAAATGACTATTCTCTGCACGTTCATGAGCAAGCAGGTTCTCCTTTGTGTCTTGAGTACTTGTTACCTCCTCTAAAGACACCAATGCTTGCGTCTCCAAATCAGTAGTGTCATCTCCATTACTCTCTGAAACTGTGGTGGTCTGCCGTACCTCCTCCATTTCAACTGCTGTTTGGTCATCTGTCAGTTGTTCTTTagtagtttttttatttcctagTTTCAAACGATTAGCCTCCATGCTTTCATTAGTCGTCAAGTCCTCCATCATGTCTTGAGTACTTGGTATGTACTGTGAAGACCACAAATATTGCTTCTCCACAGGAGTCACAGGTTTTCCATCTGCATCAGTCTCTGGAAAAGTGGTGGTCGTTTGTAGCTTCATCATTTCAACAACTGCTTGGCATCCTGCCTGCTCTTCTTTAGCAGTTTCCACATTTTCCAGTTGCAAAAGACTAGCCTGCATGCATTCATTTGTAGACAAGGCCTCCTTTGTGTCGAGAATACTTGGTATGTCCTTTAAAGACATCAAACCTTGATTCTCCAAAGCTATAGCAGCATCTGCATCTTCGCTACTCTCTGGACTACTAATGGGCTCATACACAATCTGGTTTTCAAtttgtgactgactggctgCCTCGTTCTGCTCTTCTGAAGATTGGGGTACAGTAGCAGT contains:
- the LOC133469997 gene encoding uncharacterized protein LOC133469997 isoform X2 — protein: MEANHLHLEYNKTAKQKLTDDQASVEMQELKQTTTVPESNEDRDAATHFGKQDLVYFEKVQSTQGTKENRPTNASAEVSHLQLENNESTKEEQTDGQAVIEMEVQQTTTVPESSPESNRDGDAVVAMEKKDLVSLEDVPSTQEMKKDLSTIKTMEANHLHLEYNKTAKQRLTDDQASVEMQELKQTTIVPESNEDRDAATHFGKQDLVYFEKVQSTQGTKEDRPTNASAEVSHLQMENNESAKEQQTDGQAVVEMEVQQTTTESSPERNRDVGADVGVALEKKDLVSLDDVPSTQEIEDLSTNESMEASHWHLENNKTAQQELTHNQSAVELEELQQTTTVPESNGDGDAATNLEKQDLVSLEKLPSAHNRKEDMPTNECVEASDLQLENDETAKEEPTNGQAAVEMEDVPSTQEMKKHLSVNESVGASYLQLENVNTAEECTDVRAVVEMEVEQTTIVPESNRAGDAAVALEMQDLLSLEDLPNAQNTKDDLQLENDENAKEEQTDGQVVVEMKVRQTTTVSESTPERNRDGDADAGLALEKKYLVSLVDVPSTQEIEDLSTNELVEASHLHLENNKTAKQELTHNQAAVELEELQQTTTVPESNGDGDAATNLEKQDLVSLEKLPSAHNRKEEMPTNECVEASDLQLENDESAKEEPTNGQAAVVMKDVPSTQEMKEDLSINESVGASCLQLENVKTAESTGIQAVVEMEVEQTTTVPETSPERSRAGDTALALEMQALLSLEDLPNAQDTKDDLQLENEEPSNLEKTDGQAAVEVMELQQTTTAPESFTSSATVVNEPADFACEEKVLSTDSVVVAEASEHLEDDLLVTAPSAVPAVPDRRSEQYVILEPVTEGEIHLDIVSQAAAASGLSNPCLLNQVDPNCMFTATNRPQQTCLLKTEEQPAEFKDVAVTPLGEEAKGLTAPPSEELIELTPDRSPQPSSIMVETADSQPHGVNFEVTEDAGGDLALQELQILEDMEIGHEIVVVEVGNEEDSDIMILEKAATQGPSLQKAVEKTENEAVLNTNNVSLKPDINSNIVLEKPKKQEMNTQARTKARLAALAEQKAATMKRTANKQQLNLLALCHEIAEDIATDSMLLKRIEEEKQAAAKSEAAKKENPPVSVQEVAAIDVKPPAETESSSEKVPHAEEPPVVQPPSAESKLAEDPPKRRFFVSQVSVPLKAHEKKKLTRYQKLRQVELQREKMSWARMKKMKSDQANQMFSDMDWQASMFTPALFSTNATTTGPAPKASSSLLPSPALSSKPASPKPEPPVVETLNIEAAKTEPPKVDASKTELEVNTEPPKTETPPTEPTKAENTRITRQSSKSQAPKVTPPPAPTPKVTRSSTRRSLPAVPPPMPNGLKASKPQPVEYKPYKPRPRYSPDDFELDDDPLPAPPKRSGPLPRPNQPQSRSSPLVQSKATPQLASQPKLKPLTTPAGHIPGQSKPVISTAAQSKPACSPSQQHAIATTPQSKASITSAPVKPSAVVLQSKPASAATQSQQAPSVSPQLKTTGAAPAQTTQPAASNTSLMKAGGPQAEGVPGPAKTLQLQATTDTESKDTAAASSSSSPPKSPPPSKESANPSDAQQCEEKPAVADECQKTNTSRIAQNASETSCQDGVVKQQELQTPLSDACLQREVKKLKEADKDDSQTVIDAGQKHFGAVACSVCGMLYSAANPEDESQHLLFHNQFISAVKYVGWKKERILGEFPDGKIILVLPDDPKYALKKVEEIREMVDNDLGFQQVGTKCPSLTKTFLFITNDKKVAGCLIAEHINEGFRVIEEPEPEGSEGEKVMFERQRAWCCSTTAEPALCGISRIWVVSMLRRQAIASRLVECLRNNFIYGSYLSKDEIAFSDPTPDGKLFATHYFGTSQFLVYNFVSGTHSPRPKTDSV